A single region of the Aeromonas hydrophila subsp. hydrophila ATCC 7966 genome encodes:
- a CDS encoding RDD family protein, which produces MAKRKSVQPTPTPPATARYPSAGLLRRLGALLYDYLVVISLLIIAGFIGMGVAHLLLATGMATVPEGKDAAWLLTSPIYSAWLAFIICGFYTWFWTRAGQTIGMRAWRLRIQNTDGSNIRITQALIRLATAAFGLGNLLCLFNHKSPRAFQDIWSECEVVVLGKQENLEQLNR; this is translated from the coding sequence ATGGCCAAGCGTAAATCCGTCCAACCGACACCGACCCCTCCCGCGACTGCGCGCTACCCTTCCGCCGGCCTGCTGCGCCGGCTCGGCGCCCTGCTCTATGACTATCTGGTGGTCATCTCCTTGCTGATCATCGCCGGCTTTATCGGGATGGGGGTGGCACACTTGCTGCTGGCAACCGGCATGGCGACCGTGCCGGAAGGCAAGGACGCCGCCTGGCTGCTGACCAGCCCCATCTACAGCGCCTGGCTCGCCTTCATCATCTGCGGTTTCTACACCTGGTTCTGGACCCGTGCCGGCCAGACCATCGGCATGCGGGCCTGGCGTCTGCGCATCCAGAATACCGACGGCAGCAATATCCGCATCACCCAGGCCCTGATCCGGCTGGCCACGGCGGCCTTCGGCCTCGGCAACCTGCTCTGCCTGTTCAACCACAAGTCACCCCGCGCGTTTCAGGACATCTGGTCCGAATGCGAAGTGGTGGTGCTCGGCAAGCAAGAGAACCTGGAACAGCTCAATCGCTGA
- the lptF gene encoding LPS export ABC transporter permease LptF codes for MTVIVFRYLFRETLKTQLAVLFVLLLIFVSQQFIQIIGDAADGEVPTRLVSTLLLLNLPNMALLMLPISLFLAILFAHGRLYAESEMTVMHAVGFSHRFVMRSAMVLALLTAAVAAFNTGWVAPQAKEREYQVIDEFKADPGISFLQAGRFMELDKGRLVAYIQDLNDKGSKLQKIFVLQRSQDGKPPSVVVATEGVVTVDSNGLQWLTLKDGSRYEGHFNTRQFQISEFDEYSLVIRQQEMERSNRKAAAKPTMELLGTQDNQLMAELQWRLSLPLSILVLTFLVVPLARVNPRQGRYAKLLPAILLYLSYFLLLSAARSAIDSGRLPHWPGMFLVPLVYLLLIGLPLNLQGTSWWNGVKTLYFKRKSA; via the coding sequence ATGACTGTGATCGTTTTCCGATATTTGTTCAGGGAAACCCTGAAAACCCAGCTGGCGGTATTATTCGTGCTGCTGCTCATCTTCGTCAGCCAGCAATTCATCCAGATCATCGGCGATGCCGCCGATGGTGAGGTGCCGACGCGCCTGGTCTCCACCCTGCTGCTGCTCAACCTGCCCAACATGGCCCTGTTGATGCTGCCCATCAGCCTGTTTTTGGCCATCTTGTTCGCTCACGGGCGCCTCTACGCCGAAAGCGAGATGACAGTGATGCATGCGGTGGGTTTCAGCCACCGTTTCGTGATGCGCAGCGCCATGGTGCTGGCCTTGCTGACGGCGGCCGTCGCCGCCTTCAACACCGGCTGGGTGGCCCCGCAGGCCAAGGAGCGCGAGTACCAGGTGATCGACGAGTTCAAGGCCGATCCGGGGATCTCCTTCCTGCAGGCCGGCCGCTTCATGGAGCTCGACAAGGGGCGCCTGGTGGCCTACATCCAGGATCTCAACGACAAGGGCTCCAAACTGCAGAAAATCTTCGTGTTGCAGCGCTCCCAGGACGGCAAGCCGCCGTCGGTGGTGGTGGCGACCGAAGGGGTGGTCACGGTCGACAGCAACGGTCTGCAGTGGCTGACCCTGAAGGATGGCTCCCGCTACGAGGGACACTTCAATACCCGCCAGTTCCAGATCTCCGAATTCGACGAGTACAGCCTGGTGATCCGCCAGCAGGAGATGGAGCGCTCCAACCGCAAGGCGGCGGCCAAACCGACCATGGAGCTGCTGGGTACCCAGGACAACCAGCTGATGGCCGAATTGCAGTGGCGCCTGTCGCTGCCGCTCTCCATTCTGGTGCTGACCTTTCTGGTGGTGCCGCTGGCGCGGGTCAACCCCCGTCAGGGCCGCTATGCCAAGCTGTTGCCGGCCATCCTGCTCTACCTCTCCTACTTCCTGCTGCTCAGTGCCGCCCGCTCTGCCATCGACAGCGGCCGGCTACCGCACTGGCCCGGCATGTTCCTGGTGCCGCTGGTCTATCTGCTGCTGATCGGGTTGCCGCTCAACCTGCAGGGCACCAGCTGGTGGAACGGGGTCAAGACCCTCTATTTCAAGAGAAAATCGGCATGA
- the lptG gene encoding LPS export ABC transporter permease LptG, translating into MFGILDRYIGRVIFMSVLLCELTLVGLAALIKYVEQLKSVGEGNYDMLSALYYVLLSMPKEAVLFFPLAALLGGLIGLGQLATSSELVVMQAAGRSKISIVMAALKTAIPLMILVGLMGEYVAPIAKRMADDIKAGALSEGRLTVSAYGVWARDGNNFVNINGVRNDGALTGITLYRFTPERKLIDILQAQEGVFEQHHWLLKQVQVTRFDDPRQIMSETQPQMEWSSELTPKQLGVVSIDPENLPVAGLLDYIGYLDANKQDAGRYKLEMWRKLLSPLSVVAMILLASSFIFGPLRSVSMGARMLMGIMTGFAVYVSDRVFGPISLVYAVPPILAAIAPSLLFGGISFYILSRKQ; encoded by the coding sequence ATGTTTGGCATTCTCGATAGATATATCGGCCGGGTTATTTTCATGTCGGTCCTGCTGTGCGAACTGACCCTGGTCGGGCTGGCGGCGCTCATCAAGTACGTGGAGCAGCTGAAGTCGGTAGGGGAAGGCAACTACGACATGCTCAGCGCCCTCTACTATGTGCTGCTCTCCATGCCGAAAGAGGCGGTGCTCTTCTTCCCGCTGGCGGCCCTGCTGGGTGGCCTCATCGGTCTGGGCCAGCTGGCGACCAGCTCCGAGCTGGTGGTGATGCAGGCGGCGGGCCGCTCCAAGATCAGTATCGTGATGGCGGCGCTCAAGACCGCCATCCCGCTGATGATCCTGGTGGGGCTGATGGGAGAGTACGTGGCCCCCATCGCCAAGCGGATGGCGGACGACATCAAGGCGGGCGCCCTGTCTGAGGGGCGGCTGACCGTGTCGGCTTACGGGGTGTGGGCCCGCGATGGCAACAACTTCGTCAATATCAACGGGGTGCGCAACGATGGCGCCCTGACCGGCATCACCCTTTACCGTTTCACTCCGGAGCGCAAGCTGATCGATATCCTGCAGGCGCAGGAAGGGGTGTTCGAGCAGCATCACTGGCTGCTCAAGCAGGTACAGGTGACCCGCTTCGATGACCCCAGGCAGATCATGAGCGAGACTCAGCCCCAGATGGAGTGGAGCTCAGAGCTAACGCCCAAACAGCTGGGGGTGGTGAGCATCGATCCTGAAAACCTGCCGGTGGCGGGACTGCTGGATTACATCGGCTATCTGGATGCCAACAAGCAGGATGCCGGGCGCTACAAACTGGAAATGTGGCGCAAGCTGCTGTCACCGCTCTCGGTGGTGGCCATGATCCTGCTGGCCTCCTCCTTCATCTTCGGCCCGCTGCGCTCGGTCAGCATGGGGGCGCGGATGCTGATGGGGATCATGACCGGCTTTGCCGTCTACGTCAGCGATCGGGTGTTCGGCCCCATCAGCCTGGTGTATGCGGTACCGCCGATCCTGGCGGCCATCGCGCCGAGCCTGCTGTTTGGCGGTATCTCCTTCTATATCCTGAGCCGCAAGCAGTAG